One Fictibacillus halophilus genomic window, TAATCGGTTTAGGCTATGGAGCTTACATGGTCTTTCATAAGACGATCACACTTGGTGAGCTAGTTACCTTTAACGTTTACTTAGGTATGCTGATCTGGCCGATGATTGCGATTGGTGAACTCATAAATGTGATGGAACGTGGAAGTGCATCACTTGATCGTGTTAACGAAACATTAAGCTATGAACCTGATGTTAAGAATAGAGAAGACCTTGTCCCACTAAAGGATCCGGGCACAATAGCATTCGAAGATGTGACATTCCGATATCCTTCTTCAGAAACAGATAACTTAAATAACATCAACATTAAGGTGGAAAAAGGAGCGACTCTTGGAATTGTTGGCCGAACGGGAAGCGGAAAAACGACACTTCTTAAACAGCTTTTAAGAGAGTATCCAGCTGGAAAAGGGAACATCACATTCTCTGGTGTAGGCATTGAGGATATCGCTTTAGAAGATCTGCAAGGATGGATCGGTTACGTACCGCAGGATGCTATTCTTTTCTCCAAATCGGTAGAGGAAAATATCTTATTTGGAAATAGCACAGCGGGTGTCGATAAGTTGAATCATGTCATGGAGATGGCATCATTTAGAAAAGATGTTCAGTTCCTTCCTGAAGGATTGAACACGCTTGTCGGGGAAAAAGGTGTGGCGTTATCAGGAGGACAAAAGCAACGTGTGTCTATTGCGCGGGCATTATGTGTAGATCCAGAGATCTTGATTCTAGATGACGCGCTTTCAGCTGTTGATGCGAAAACAGAGACAGCGATCATCGGTAACATCCGTAAAGAACGCGCCGGGAAAACAACTTTTATTACAACACACCGACTGTCAGCAGTTGAACATGCAGACTGGATCATCGTTATTGATGACGGAGCGATTGTAGATCAAGGCAGACATGAGGATTTAATAGCAAGAGACGGCTGGTATAAAGAACAGCACGAACGTCAACAGATCGAACAAAACTTAAATGATAATAAGGCGGTGTAGCCATGAACGTTGGAAAACGCCTGTTTCAATACGCACTTCACTATAAAAAGAACTTTATTCTCGGGCTTCTGATGCTTACTGTTGCCATTGGAGCGGAGCTGACTGGACCATTTATCGCCAAGACGATGATCGATGACCATATTCTTGGCATTGAGCGGCCATGGCATCAAGTAGATAATAAAGAAGAAGAAGCAGTGAAATACGATGGGAACTGGTATAAACGAAGCGATCATTTTGATCCTGGAGAAGATAAAGGAAAAGAAATACGTGTTATACAAGTTAAAAGAGACTATTTCGTTGTACCAAACAAAATAGCTTTTGATGGTGAACGAAAAGCGAGTAACAAAGAGGTGACGATTTCTTTTAAAGGAAAGTCAGAAACCTATTCGGCAGATAAACTAAGTACGAGTGAAACATTTGCTTTTTATAAGCCAGAGATCGCTGGAATCATGAAACTGACAATGATTTACTTAGGCCTTCTCGTTTTTGCAGCATTCTTTCAGTATGGTCAGCGCTATATGTTGCAGCGCTCATCTAATCTGGTTATCAAGAAGCTCCGTCAAGATGTGTTTGCCCACGTTCAGCGTGTAGCGATTACGTATTTTGATAATCAGCCTGCTGGGAAAATTGTTTCTCGTATCACGAATGATACGGAAGCGATCAAAGAATTATTTATTAACGTACTAGCAAACTTTTTTACAGGAATCATCTATCTGACAGGGATATTTATCGCGTTGTTCTTGCTGGATGTTAAGCTTGCAACAATCTGTTTGATCCTTGTACCAATTCTCGTTGTCTGGATCATTGTTTACAGAAAGTTTGCGTCTAAATACAATCATAAGATTCGTTCTACGCTGAGTGACATTAACGGAATGATAAACGAATCGATTAACGGTATGACCATTATTCAAGCCTTTAAAAGGCAAAAAGAGACTTCAGAAGAATTTGAAACGATGAACAAAGAATATTTCACCTTTCAAAATAAGCTCTTAAGCCTTAACGCGATGACGGGACATAACCTTGTGTTGTTATTAAAGAACCTTGCGTTCATGGCATTCATCTGGCACTTTGGTGGGCAGGCACTTGGCGTGGGTTCTGTTATTTCAATCGGTGTTCTGTATGCCTTTGTAGATTATTTGAACCGTATGTTCCATCCTGTAACAGGTATGGTGAATCAGCTTGCACAGCTTGAGCAGGCACTTGTATCTGCAGAGCGAGTATTTGTTCTGATGGATGAGCCTGGACAGAAAGTGACTGAATCTGAGATCGATCGATATAAAGGGAATGTAGAGTTTCAAGATGTGACGTTCAGTTACGTAGAAGGCGAACCAGTCCTTAAAAATATTGCTTTTGAAGCAAATCAAGGTGAGACAGTGGCGCTTGTCGGTCATACGGGTTCTGGGAAAAGTTCAATCATGAATCTGTTGTTCCGTTTCTATGACATTAAACAGGGGAAAATCATGATCGATGGCCAAGACATCATGCAGCTTTCTAAACAGGAGCTTCGTCAGCATATGGGTATCGTTCTACAAGATCCGTTCTTGTTTACAGGAACAATTACATCCAACGTGAGCTTAGATAATCCAGAAATCACGCGGGAACAAGTTGAAAAGGCACTTACAGATGTAGGAGCAATGCCGTTTATCAACAACTTGCCCAAAGGATTGGATGAACCGGTTATTGAAAAAGGAAGTACCCTTTCTTCTGGTCAGCGCCAATTGATTTCTTTTGCAAGAGCGTTAGCATACAATCCTGCTATCTTAATTCTTGATGAAGCAACGGCAAGTATAGATACAGAAACAGAAGCTGTGATTCAAGAGGCACTTGATGTGTTGAAGAGAGGAAGGACTACTTTCATTATTGCACACAGACTTTCTACGATTAAGAGTGCCGATCAAATTCTGGTTCTCGATCGTGGTGTGATCGTAGAACGCGGCAGTCATGACGATTTGATGAAAGAAAAGGGACGTTATTTCCAGATGTACCAGCTTCAACAAGGAAAAACGGAAACACGAGCAGTAAGCTAAACGTGAAAAGGAGCCTCATAGGGGCTCCTTTTTCTTATCCGTTTTTTTTAGAAGGTTGCTTGTAAAATAGTTTTAACTTTCTTCTTTATTCTTTTCATCCATCTCATCGTTTTGTTCGCCATCGTCTACACCGTTGTCTTGGTCAACACCGTCACCGCAAGCAGTTAATCCACCTAACGTTAACATTGCTGCCAATGTTCCAGCTGCCCATCTCTTTTTCCACATGTGAATCACTCCTCTTTTCATTTTTTAAATTTTTTTAAATATTTTTGTTTAGTGAAAGATTCCCTTAAAAGGGTCGATAAAACATATGAATATGTAAAATGAGCGTTTAGTCGCATGTAATTGCAACATATTGGGTGAAAAAGTGAATATAAGGGAAGAAGGAAATTAAATTGGCATCTATTTTAAGCATTTTAACAAAAAAGAAGAGTACGACAGCAGTACTTGATCCTATTGACAACCTTAAAGAAGACGTAAAAATCATAATATCCCCTAACAGTGAGTGGCAGAAGCAATTAAACATGATTTCCTTAACAGTGGATGATTTAGCAATCATTCGGTCGATCAAACCGTTCATCTCTGAGAACATAAGTGAGATTGTACACCGGTTTTATATGAATATCGAACATGTTCCTGGCTTGATGGAAATTATTCAAAAACACAGCTCAGTTAATAAGCTTCAAGTGACATTGATTAAGCACATACAAGAAATGTTTGATGGGGTTATCGATACAGCATACATAGAGCAAAGAAAAGTGATTGCCCACATCCATTTTAAAATTGGTCTCGAACCTAAATGGTATATCTGTTCTTTTCAGGATATGCTGCTATCCTTTTTATCTATTTTGGACAAACATATTGATAACAAAGAAGAGTATCAACTTGCTGTTAAAGCAGTAACGAAGCTCTTGAATTTTGAGCAGCAGATTGTCCTAGAAGCTTTTGAATTAGAGCAAGTAAAACAAAGGGAACAACATGAAGAGCAAAAAAAGCAGATTGCGGTATCTGTTGGTGATTCTGTAGAAGAGTTAGCGAGTATCTCAGAAGAAACGAGTGCTGCTCTAGAAGAGTTAACGTCAAAGGCTGATGAAGTGGTCGTTTTTGCAAAGAACACAGCAGAATCAGCCGTACAGGTATCCAATAATTCGTTAGCAGGTAAGAACAAGCTAGACGATCATCAACAAATGATTCTAAAAGTAAAAGACCAATCAGAGCAAATTACAGCTGAATTAATCAACTTGGAACAAGCAACAGTAAAAATTAACGATGTTGTAGACATCGTAACAGCGATTGCTGAACAGACGAACCTTCTTTCTCTTAACGCAGCGATAGAAGCTGCTAGAGCAGGAGAAGCTGGAAAAGGATTCTCCGTCGTCGCTCATGAAGTTCGAAAGTTAGCAGATCAAACAAAGACCTCTGTTTCAGGTGTTTCAGAACTTGTAAAGAATACGCACAAACGAATTGAAGCTGTAACTCAATCCGTTGAAAGTATTCACAATTATATAAACGATAGTGTAAGTGAAGCTACGGAAATATCAGATTTCTTTGTAGCCATTCTTTCTAAGATGGATGAGAGTACGGATCGAAGCGGAAAGCTCGAAAGAGAAGTAGAAGTGATGGCAGAAGTTATAGAAGAGTTGAGTCACGCTGTAGGTCAGATTGCGGTTTCAGCAGATTCGTTAACAAATGTTACGAAAAGCATGCAACAAGAATAAAGAAGGGATCCCGCGGGATCTCTTCTTTATTTATTGATAACATATTGTGCTCTATTGGTTTCGAATGAAACGATGTTATCGTCTGTTCGAATATCATTAATCCCGTCGATTGGTATTTCGTACGTAATTGTAGGCAGCTCCACTTGTGAGCCTTCTTCAGATGCATAAGCTGTACCGTGTAAAAACAATATGTGGTCACCTAGATAGTCGTCATGTGCGTCTCTTTGTTCAAAGGTTGCTTTATCTAGTGAAATTCTGATTTGATCTAGATCTCCTGCTTCTTCTTTGCGAATAGAAATCTGGTTACCAGACCATCCATTTAGTACATCTTTTAGTTCGATAATTTTAGTATCTGACATTGTTTTCACCTCATTATTCAATTTTCCCGTAATCCTTAAACTTAAACCGGAGAATAATGAGTAATTAGATATAAAAATTTTTAAGAGTGAGATTTTTTTGGTCTAACGATTTTAGTGGGGATGCTGTTGTATATGTCTCTTTTTATAAACGAAAAAACTCATAAAAAGCTTTTTAGCTCTTTATGAGTCGTTCAGCATTTAAGGGTTCAGCTCCACAATTTTATGAGCTCCCCAAGGTGCAACACTTATGATAACATCCATGTCTCTTGCTTGCTGTTCAAGTTCTTTTCCCGTGTTCTCCTGAACATAGTACCTCTCAAATCCATAAGTAAGCTGGATTTGATTGAAGGAGCCTTCACCCCAGACTTTTTCAGCTTTCGCTGTTAATAAAACCTGATTTTCCGTTACTTTGGGTTTTTCTGAATAAACCTTATTAATGACATAATATCCTTCTTTATTTGGTTGCAGAACAACATAAGCTTTATGATTACCGCGTTCGAGTTCAGCTGCATCTCCTTCATAACTCTTGAGAGGAGCTGTACTAATATCATAGTGAAGTGTCACATAGTCACCATACAAAAGGTCTCTTGGATCGACGGGAACGGTCTTAATCTTGATCTCTTTTCCAAAATAATCGATGCTGTAATAACTTCCTACGATAAAGAGCAGGAAAAGAACTTGCAGAAG contains:
- a CDS encoding GDYXXLXY domain-containing protein; translated protein: MIKKRGWMIAALLQVLFLLFIVGSYYSIDYFGKEIKIKTVPVDPRDLLYGDYVTLHYDISTAPLKSYEGDAAELERGNHKAYVVLQPNKEGYYVINKVYSEKPKVTENQVLLTAKAEKVWGEGSFNQIQLTYGFERYYVQENTGKELEQQARDMDVIISVAPWGAHKIVELNP
- a CDS encoding globin-coupled sensor protein, which translates into the protein MASILSILTKKKSTTAVLDPIDNLKEDVKIIISPNSEWQKQLNMISLTVDDLAIIRSIKPFISENISEIVHRFYMNIEHVPGLMEIIQKHSSVNKLQVTLIKHIQEMFDGVIDTAYIEQRKVIAHIHFKIGLEPKWYICSFQDMLLSFLSILDKHIDNKEEYQLAVKAVTKLLNFEQQIVLEAFELEQVKQREQHEEQKKQIAVSVGDSVEELASISEETSAALEELTSKADEVVVFAKNTAESAVQVSNNSLAGKNKLDDHQQMILKVKDQSEQITAELINLEQATVKINDVVDIVTAIAEQTNLLSLNAAIEAARAGEAGKGFSVVAHEVRKLADQTKTSVSGVSELVKNTHKRIEAVTQSVESIHNYINDSVSEATEISDFFVAILSKMDESTDRSGKLEREVEVMAEVIEELSHAVGQIAVSADSLTNVTKSMQQE
- a CDS encoding ABC transporter ATP-binding protein, with the translated sequence MFSVLGKLAWFFKKHWIRYTIAVVLLTGVGIIEIIPPKLIGNIIDSIHMGTITKEDMMKTLGIFVAVLVSMYITMYIWMYQLFGGAFIIERSMRSSFMRHLLKMTPTFFEKNRTGDLMARATNDLKAISMTAGFGILTLVDSSLFMLTILFVMGFMISWKLTFAALIPLPIIAFIIKKYGKKVHQRFTVAQDAFGEMNDSVLESIQGVRVIRAYVQEKEDVERFNKVTEDVFEKNLAVSRIDALFEPTIKVLVGISYLIGLGYGAYMVFHKTITLGELVTFNVYLGMLIWPMIAIGELINVMERGSASLDRVNETLSYEPDVKNREDLVPLKDPGTIAFEDVTFRYPSSETDNLNNINIKVEKGATLGIVGRTGSGKTTLLKQLLREYPAGKGNITFSGVGIEDIALEDLQGWIGYVPQDAILFSKSVEENILFGNSTAGVDKLNHVMEMASFRKDVQFLPEGLNTLVGEKGVALSGGQKQRVSIARALCVDPEILILDDALSAVDAKTETAIIGNIRKERAGKTTFITTHRLSAVEHADWIIVIDDGAIVDQGRHEDLIARDGWYKEQHERQQIEQNLNDNKAV
- a CDS encoding ABC transporter ATP-binding protein, producing MNVGKRLFQYALHYKKNFILGLLMLTVAIGAELTGPFIAKTMIDDHILGIERPWHQVDNKEEEAVKYDGNWYKRSDHFDPGEDKGKEIRVIQVKRDYFVVPNKIAFDGERKASNKEVTISFKGKSETYSADKLSTSETFAFYKPEIAGIMKLTMIYLGLLVFAAFFQYGQRYMLQRSSNLVIKKLRQDVFAHVQRVAITYFDNQPAGKIVSRITNDTEAIKELFINVLANFFTGIIYLTGIFIALFLLDVKLATICLILVPILVVWIIVYRKFASKYNHKIRSTLSDINGMINESINGMTIIQAFKRQKETSEEFETMNKEYFTFQNKLLSLNAMTGHNLVLLLKNLAFMAFIWHFGGQALGVGSVISIGVLYAFVDYLNRMFHPVTGMVNQLAQLEQALVSAERVFVLMDEPGQKVTESEIDRYKGNVEFQDVTFSYVEGEPVLKNIAFEANQGETVALVGHTGSGKSSIMNLLFRFYDIKQGKIMIDGQDIMQLSKQELRQHMGIVLQDPFLFTGTITSNVSLDNPEITREQVEKALTDVGAMPFINNLPKGLDEPVIEKGSTLSSGQRQLISFARALAYNPAILILDEATASIDTETEAVIQEALDVLKRGRTTFIIAHRLSTIKSADQILVLDRGVIVERGSHDDLMKEKGRYFQMYQLQQGKTETRAVS